A single genomic interval of Antechinus flavipes isolate AdamAnt ecotype Samford, QLD, Australia chromosome 1, AdamAnt_v2, whole genome shotgun sequence harbors:
- the LOC127547808 gene encoding tripartite motif-containing protein 43-like, whose amino-acid sequence MEAAVEMLQKMQTAVTCNICRNYFSEPVTLHCGHSFCRECLSSCWRAATQALSCPECRQVPQSEALSPVNERLAQLTDLVKRFSSQVLQSTKGQSQCTLHGKVFKLFCEQDQTPLCVGCCETAEHGGHRISPVGEAAPRYRQQLQNMQRNLEKRFEEAKSLLAQQSLEYWRRMITEEYFTLEDLLIEEESICIERIRQEQGARRDRLTQHRQTLREFELKLQEAGNRLDLDLLQDAKQLLERSESELSQRATTIIPELREYPIPGLIEMLNQFRVDMILDPTSATYVSVSEDLRSVTATEAWEALQNPEKNYYHGVFAKQTFSSGRYYWEVDVSQVPQWALGVFPSYYRRKGGRDTDCYNNLFLLICTKKEDGYYIRTYCGSLNHRLKDPIPRVGVYLEYSIRSLAFYNVLQCSLIYKVHLISFTALVRPFFCPGPPLPGTKPGPMTLCPVDSHLCACCVSSE is encoded by the coding sequence atggaagcTGCTGTAGAAATGCTACAGAAAATGCAGACTGCTGTCACCTGCAACATCTGTAGAAACTACTTCTCTGAGCCGGTCACCCTCCATTGTGGACACAGCTTTTGCAGAGAATGTCTCTCCTCCTGCTGGAGGGCAGCAACCCAGGCTCTCTCTTGTCCTGAATGCAGGCAAGTGCCCCAGAGCGAAGCATTATCCCCAGTCAATGAGCGCCTAGCACAGCTGACTGACCTGGTCAAAAGGTTCAGCTCCCAGGTTCTGCAGAGCACTAAGGGACAGAGCCAGTGCACTCTTCATGGGAAAGTCTTCAAGCTCTTTTGTGAACAGGACCAGACTCCACTGTGTGTGGGATGCTGTGAAACTGCAGAACACGGGGGTCATAGGATCTCTCCTGTAGGAGAGGCTGCTCCCAGGTACAGACAACAGCTCCAGAACATGCAGAGAAATTTGGAGAAGCGTTTTGAAGAAGCTAAGAGCCTTCTAGCTCAGCAGAGCCTTGAGTATTGGAGAAGGATGATCACAGAAGAATATTTCACACTTGAAGACTTATTGATAGAGGAAGAATCCATCTGTATTGAAAGGATAAGACAAGAGCAAGGGGCAAGGCGGGACAGACTAACCCAGCATAGACAAACCCTTCGGGAGTTCGAACTAAAACTGCAGGAAGCGGGCAACCGACTGGATCTGGATTTGCTACAGGATGCCAAGCAGTTGCTGGAAAGGAGTGAGTCAGAGCTGTCCCAAAGGGCCACGACTATCATCCCAGAGCTGAGAGAGTATCCTATCCCCGGCCTGATAGAGATGCTCAATCAATTCAGAGTGGACATGATCCTGGATCCCACATCAGCTACCTATGTGAGTGTTTCTGAGGATCTGAGGAGTGTGACAGCTACAGAAGCCTGGGAGGCGCTCCAGAATCCTGAAAAAAACTATTACCATGGTGTTTTTGCTAAGCAGACCTTCAGCTCCGGCAGATACTACTGGGAGGTGGATGTGAGTCAGGTACCTCAGTGGGCATTGGGGGTCTTCCCCTCCTACTACAGGAGAAAAGGGGGTAGAGACACGGACTGCTATAACAATCTTTTCCTGCTGATATGTACCAAGAAGGAAGATGGTTATTATATCAGAACCTATTGTGGATCACTGAACCATCGGTTGAAAGACCCTATACCCAGGGTTGGGGTCTACCTGGAATATAGCATTAGAAGTCTTGCTTTTTACAACGTTCTCCAGTGCTCCCTTATTTATAAGGTCCACCTCATTTCTTTCACAGCGCTCGTCAGACCCTTCTTTTGTCCTGGCCCCCCACTTCCAGGAACTAAGCCTGGGCCCATGACTCTCTGTCCAGTGGACTCCCATCTTTGTGCTTGCTGCGTTTCATCTGAGTGA